A genomic window from Terrisporobacter glycolicus ATCC 14880 = DSM 1288 includes:
- the arsB gene encoding ACR3 family arsenite efflux transporter yields the protein MSNKNIDESYKEGGLGLFEKYLTIWVALCIVVGVLIGVYLPQIPQTLDKFTYAQVSIPVAILIWLMIYPMMLKIDFSAIKDATKQKKGLIVTCGTNWLIKPFTMYAIAYFFLMIVFKNIIPADLAKEYLAGAVLLGAAPCTAMVFVWSHLTKGNPAYTLVQVAVNDLILLIAFAPIVAFLLGVTNVAVPMDTLLLSVVLFVIIPFVAGYFSRTMIIKKKGLDYFENVFLAKFSGITVVGLLLTLVILFAFQGQKIIDNPVHIGLIAIPLTIQTFFIFFLAYGWCKVWKLPHDVAAPAGMIGASNFFELAVAVAISLFGLNSGAALATVVGVLVEVPVMLCLVWIANKTKKNFS from the coding sequence ATGAGTAATAAAAATATTGATGAAAGCTATAAAGAGGGCGGACTTGGTTTATTTGAAAAATATCTAACAATTTGGGTGGCACTATGTATAGTAGTAGGAGTTCTGATTGGTGTATATTTACCACAAATTCCACAAACCTTAGATAAGTTTACTTATGCCCAAGTGTCCATACCTGTAGCAATATTAATTTGGTTGATGATTTATCCTATGATGTTAAAAATAGATTTTTCAGCCATAAAAGATGCTACAAAACAAAAGAAAGGCTTAATTGTAACTTGTGGAACTAACTGGTTAATTAAACCTTTTACTATGTATGCAATAGCGTATTTCTTTTTAATGATAGTATTTAAAAATATAATTCCAGCTGATTTGGCAAAAGAATATTTGGCAGGAGCAGTACTGCTTGGTGCAGCCCCTTGTACGGCAATGGTATTTGTGTGGAGTCATTTAACAAAAGGAAATCCTGCATATACATTAGTTCAAGTAGCAGTTAATGATCTTATATTATTAATAGCCTTTGCTCCAATTGTGGCATTTTTACTTGGTGTAACTAATGTAGCTGTTCCAATGGATACATTATTACTATCAGTTGTATTATTTGTAATAATACCATTTGTTGCAGGATATTTTTCTAGAACTATGATAATAAAGAAAAAAGGATTAGATTATTTTGAAAATGTATTTTTAGCCAAATTTAGTGGGATAACAGTAGTTGGATTATTATTAACATTAGTAATACTATTTGCTTTCCAAGGACAAAAGATAATAGATAATCCAGTTCACATAGGATTAATTGCTATACCTCTTACAATACAAACATTCTTTATATTCTTTTTAGCATATGGATGGTGTAAGGTATGGAAGTTACCACATGATGTAGCAGCCCCAGCTGGTATGATTGGTGCTAGTAACTTCTTTGAACTGGCAGTTGCAGTGGCTATTAGTTTATTTGGACTTAATTCAGGAGCAGCACTAGCTACTGTTGTTGGAGTACTTGTTGAAGTTCCAGTAATGCTTTGCCTTGTATGGATAGCTAATAAAACTAAAAAGAATTTTTCTTAA
- the arsM gene encoding arsenite methyltransferase translates to MNDFNKNDIRNTVRDSYKKIVTKESKLGCCGEDISKSIGYSEEELDVVPENSNLGLGCGNPHLIANIKEGETVLDLGSGAGFDCFLSSKKVGKNGFVIGVDMTPEMLTQARKNAIDNNYTNVDFRLGEIENLPVADNVVDIIISNCVINLSPNKQRVYDEAYRVLKPGGRVSISDIVLMKELTCEMKQDEKLYCGUVTGASSVEELENYLEKSGFKNINIDVKPVSKEYEAKWGHNLKVGEYIMSASVTATK, encoded by the coding sequence ATGAATGATTTTAATAAAAATGATATTAGAAATACTGTTAGAGACAGTTATAAAAAAATAGTAACTAAAGAGTCAAAACTTGGATGTTGTGGAGAAGATATTTCAAAGAGTATTGGATATTCAGAGGAAGAACTAGATGTTGTTCCAGAAAATTCTAACCTTGGTCTTGGCTGTGGAAACCCTCATCTTATAGCAAATATAAAAGAAGGAGAAACTGTTCTAGACTTAGGTAGTGGAGCAGGATTTGATTGTTTTCTTTCATCAAAAAAAGTGGGAAAAAATGGATTTGTAATTGGTGTAGATATGACACCAGAAATGTTAACACAAGCAAGAAAAAATGCAATAGACAATAATTATACTAACGTGGATTTTAGACTTGGTGAAATAGAAAATTTACCTGTTGCTGATAATGTTGTAGATATAATTATATCAAATTGTGTAATAAACTTATCTCCAAATAAACAAAGAGTATACGATGAAGCTTATCGTGTATTAAAACCTGGTGGGAGGGTTTCTATATCAGATATAGTGCTTATGAAAGAGTTAACTTGTGAAATGAAACAAGATGAAAAGCTGTATTGTGGCTGAGTTACAGGTGCCTCTTCAGTTGAAGAGTTGGAAAATTATTTAGAAAAATCAGGATTTAAAAATATAAATATAGATGTAAAGCCTGTGTCTAAAGAATATGAAGCTAAGTGGGGACACAACTTAAAGGTTGGCGAATATATTATGTCTGCATCAGTTACAGCTACTAAATAA
- a CDS encoding metallophosphoesterase family protein, whose protein sequence is MKIGVISDIHSNIYALDAVLKDIEKRNVDLIVCTGDLVGYATRPNEVINTIRKNKVLSIMGNYDDAIGNYRLVCGCDYPDPKDAQKASASMTFTLEKTSDENKAYLRNLPKELILTFNNKTIRFVHGSTRLINEYLKENSKEAEEVMSEIKEDILVCGHTHIPYFKQYGQKLLVNAGSVGKPKTNKPEANYVIIDIKNGDEINKTPSTINVEIVEVNYDYEIAAKEIEENEILPNSFAGLLRKGSAK, encoded by the coding sequence ATGAAAATAGGAGTTATATCAGATATACATAGCAATATTTACGCCCTTGATGCAGTATTAAAAGATATTGAAAAAAGAAATGTTGATTTGATTGTATGTACAGGGGATTTGGTAGGTTATGCTACTAGACCAAATGAAGTTATAAATACCATAAGAAAAAATAAAGTGTTATCAATAATGGGCAACTATGATGACGCCATAGGAAATTATAGACTGGTTTGTGGTTGTGATTATCCAGATCCTAAAGATGCACAAAAAGCCAGTGCATCCATGACTTTTACTTTAGAAAAAACTAGTGATGAAAATAAAGCATATTTAAGAAATTTGCCAAAGGAACTAATTCTTACATTTAACAACAAAACTATAAGATTTGTTCATGGAAGTACTAGGCTAATAAATGAATATTTAAAAGAAAACTCCAAAGAAGCAGAGGAAGTAATGAGTGAAATAAAAGAAGATATTTTAGTTTGTGGTCACACTCATATACCTTATTTTAAACAGTATGGACAAAAACTACTAGTAAATGCAGGCAGTGTGGGAAAGCCTAAAACTAATAAGCCTGAAGCCAATTATGTAATAATAGATATTAAAAATGGTGATGAAATAAATAAAACACCTTCTACAATTAATGTTGAAATAGTAGAGGTAAATTATGATTATGAAATAGCAGCTAAAGAAATTGAAGAAAATGAAATACTACCAAATAGCTTTGCAGGTCTTTTGAGAAAAGGTAGCGCAAAGTAA
- a CDS encoding ArsR/SmtB family transcription factor: MELIQMLKALGDDTRLRIINILSHGDLCVCEIEVVLGISQSNASRHLNKLMNAKLVNYYKEAKYVYYKINEETINEHKFLKDIIEKELCNIEKLNNDYENLIKLKNEGMCCESIEKVKNQEGMR; encoded by the coding sequence GTGGAATTAATACAAATGTTAAAAGCTCTTGGTGATGATACAAGACTGAGGATAATAAACATCTTAAGTCATGGTGACTTATGTGTTTGTGAAATAGAAGTAGTTTTAGGAATTTCGCAATCAAATGCGTCTAGGCATTTGAACAAATTGATGAATGCCAAGTTAGTTAATTACTACAAAGAAGCTAAATATGTTTACTACAAAATAAATGAAGAAACAATTAATGAGCACAAGTTTCTAAAAGATATTATTGAAAAAGAATTATGCAATATAGAGAAACTAAACAATGATTATGAAAATCTAATAAAATTGAAAAATGAAGGAATGTGTTGTGAATCTATAGAGAAAGTAAAAAATCAAGAAGGCATGAGATAA
- a CDS encoding ArsR/SmtB family transcription factor — protein sequence MVNFELIFKSLSDPIRLQILKKLYSEESVCVCKLVDMFDISQSKLSYHLKMLLSVNLISKTSMGKWNYYSVNKDSLSRVLTYEVIQKLFL from the coding sequence ATGGTAAATTTCGAATTAATCTTTAAATCATTATCTGATCCTATCAGATTACAAATATTAAAAAAACTATACTCTGAGGAAAGTGTCTGTGTTTGCAAGTTAGTAGATATGTTTGATATATCTCAATCAAAACTTTCATATCACTTAAAAATGCTACTTTCTGTAAACCTTATAAGTAAAACTTCCATGGGAAAATGGAATTATTATTCTGTTAACAAAGATAGTTTATCAAGAGTTTTAACTTATGAAGTAATTCAAAAATTATTTTTATAG